A window of Campylobacter lari subsp. lari contains these coding sequences:
- the flgL gene encoding flagellar hook-associated protein FlgL translates to MRISNQYNYYTSIQNYTDGQSLLNKYNLQLQTGQIIQHSFENANIYINGSRLEYELANIGQVIQGTQSAMEMAKNTDTAIKNITELLEKFKTLLTKAASDGNSQTSREAIAKELKLIRDSIVNIANTSINGQYLFAGSNTATKPFDKFGNYTGNKDNIFVVSGAGTQIPYNVPGWDLFFKPDTNEHKLISTNVSMIDNRFDVNKNPDQKKFLDEESKFSYLIGQNYVQGGGLDTDKDFDYEDSKLDFPKSSMYIQGVKPDGTSFKATINIGPEDKLGDVLENIGKLYGNTDTNKVVEVSMNDSGQIEIKNLKEGNSSLDFHAIALTPQAQNKEQITTLKEAAEAEGITMDQLTDRIMQAAHNGNLNNVTSPVTVRVNNQDFQLNIHQTDFIKSNINGNKTNGKEFDVPFEKDGNTVYGNVSQIIKGTSEYATDSTKLSEVIANANGDMTGQELQMSITSKSGQTYNVTIDLENSRVSYPDPNNPGQTISFPITHSQYNEATGTSVGMQTRPEDITYGQLNDIIGMFASDNVPTATINANQNGTINNNDFQTIQQNIDNSKDFVEVNMDYKGRISITDKFSTNTNIGVSIKDGNSNTGFPTVGGQTVQGSNFVFSANNSLTIDDPNVDLIKDLDEMIDAVLNGNMRADSEGKDPRNTGLQGALERIDHLQDHVRKMHTTIGAYTNNIEETNKRMTFLNVNVASIKSGVTDADYGQTYMQFMQTMVSYQAMLSATSKISQMSLLNYM, encoded by the coding sequence ATGAGAATTAGCAATCAGTATAATTACTACACTTCTATACAAAATTACACAGACGGACAGTCTTTACTTAATAAATATAATTTGCAATTGCAAACTGGGCAAATCATCCAACATTCCTTTGAAAATGCAAATATCTACATAAACGGCTCAAGGTTAGAGTATGAATTGGCTAACATAGGACAGGTTATCCAAGGTACTCAATCTGCTATGGAAATGGCTAAAAATACTGATACAGCGATAAAAAACATAACTGAGCTTTTAGAAAAATTTAAAACGCTTTTAACAAAAGCAGCAAGTGATGGAAATTCTCAAACCTCAAGGGAGGCTATAGCAAAAGAGCTTAAACTTATAAGAGATTCTATAGTAAATATTGCTAATACTAGCATTAATGGTCAGTATTTATTTGCAGGTTCTAATACGGCCACAAAACCTTTTGATAAATTTGGAAATTATACTGGTAATAAAGATAATATTTTTGTAGTAAGTGGTGCTGGTACACAAATTCCTTATAATGTTCCTGGTTGGGATTTATTTTTTAAACCCGATACCAATGAGCATAAATTAATATCAACAAATGTTTCTATGATAGATAATAGATTTGATGTTAATAAAAACCCTGATCAAAAGAAATTTTTAGATGAAGAGTCTAAATTTTCTTATCTTATAGGACAAAATTATGTTCAAGGTGGTGGGCTTGATACGGATAAGGATTTTGACTATGAAGATTCAAAACTTGATTTTCCAAAATCATCTATGTATATACAAGGTGTAAAACCTGATGGAACAAGTTTTAAAGCTACTATAAATATAGGTCCTGAAGATAAGCTGGGAGATGTTTTAGAAAATATCGGAAAACTTTATGGTAATACAGATACAAATAAAGTTGTTGAAGTGAGTATGAATGATAGCGGACAAATCGAAATTAAAAATTTAAAAGAAGGAAATAGTTCTTTAGATTTTCACGCAATTGCTTTGACCCCACAAGCACAAAATAAAGAACAAATTACAACATTAAAAGAAGCAGCTGAAGCAGAGGGTATAACCATGGATCAGTTAACTGATCGTATTATGCAAGCAGCTCACAATGGGAATTTAAATAATGTTACAAGTCCTGTAACTGTGCGTGTTAATAATCAAGATTTTCAATTAAACATACACCAAACAGACTTTATTAAAAGTAATATTAATGGCAATAAAACAAACGGAAAAGAATTTGATGTGCCTTTTGAAAAAGATGGAAATACTGTATATGGCAATGTTTCTCAAATTATAAAAGGAACTAGCGAGTATGCCACTGATAGTACAAAATTAAGCGAAGTAATCGCTAATGCCAATGGAGATATGACAGGGCAAGAGCTTCAAATGAGCATTACTTCTAAGAGTGGTCAAACTTATAATGTTACCATTGATTTAGAAAATTCAAGAGTAAGTTATCCTGATCCAAATAATCCAGGTCAAACCATAAGTTTTCCTATTACTCATTCTCAGTATAATGAAGCAACAGGAACTTCAGTGGGTATGCAAACAAGACCTGAAGATATTACTTATGGTCAGCTAAATGATATTATAGGTATGTTTGCAAGCGATAATGTTCCTACGGCAACTATTAACGCAAATCAAAACGGAACTATTAATAATAATGATTTTCAAACTATTCAACAAAATATTGATAATTCTAAAGATTTTGTTGAAGTAAATATGGACTATAAGGGTCGTATTAGTATAACTGATAAATTTTCTACAAATACAAATATAGGTGTAAGTATAAAAGATGGAAATTCAAATACTGGTTTTCCAACTGTAGGTGGCCAAACAGTACAAGGATCAAATTTTGTATTTAGCGCTAATAATTCTTTGACTATTGATGATCCAAATGTGGATTTGATTAAAGACTTAGATGAAATGATAGATGCTGTGTTAAATGGAAATATGAGAGCTGATTCTGAAGGTAAAGATCCTAGAAATACAGGTTTACAAGGGGCTTTAGAAAGAATTGATCATTTGCAAGATCATGTTAGAAAAATGCATACAACCATAGGAGCTTATACTAATAACATAGAAGAGACAAATAAAAGAATGACTTTTTTAAATGTTAATGTTGCTTCTATAAAAAGCGGTGTGACTGATGCTGATTATGGGCAAACATATATGCAGTTTATGCAAACTATGGTTTCTTATCAAGCTATGCTTTCAGCCACTTCTAAAATTTCTCAAATGAGTTTGTTAAACTACATGTAA
- the traN gene encoding conjugal transfer protein TraN yields MACIQHKKTHCCFNSKLARIFNEQGRPQIKRGWGSPKSPDCRGFIPEEFQKLDFSEIDLSEFIADIVGSIDVDKIQADSIKIQEKIESNLENLTRKPTN; encoded by the coding sequence ATAGCTTGTATTCAGCATAAAAAAACACATTGTTGTTTTAATTCAAAATTAGCAAGAATATTTAATGAACAAGGACGCCCACAAATTAAAAGAGGTTGGGGTTCTCCAAAGAGTCCTGATTGTAGAGGATTTATTCCGGAAGAATTTCAAAAGTTAGATTTTAGCGAAATAGATTTAAGTGAGTTTATTGCTGATATTGTTGGAAGTATTGATGTAGATAAAATACAAGCTGATTCTATAAAAATACAAGAAAAGATTGAAAGCAATCTTGAGAATTTAACAAGAAAACCTACTAATTAA
- a CDS encoding helix-turn-helix transcriptional regulator — translation MKDLKKYIANSKLTRLEVLYEKLVKSENGITIKELAQELNVSAKTIKRDMQGVFEPMGLIKNGRKWRIDTSKDTQEQDDEKIILEVLDTMAKSAGNSFYAKAHPLLSKLSQNISNPIHTSLDAEKLEEKDLNNFQILEQAINTKTQIVFKYENKLFQAKPLKLAFFSGFWYLLAFDMKKRDIFKKFYLKNIQNITLTQEHFQTDESLEIKLQRVNSIWFSLDKPFTVRLLVEEPIRKYFERKPLNSQIITGKDKDGSIEIELEITHEMEILPLVYYYIPYVKVLEPDFIANKVKEVVKQYLDHISK, via the coding sequence ATGAAAGATCTTAAAAAATACATTGCAAATTCCAAACTAACACGCCTTGAAGTTTTATATGAAAAATTAGTAAAGTCTGAAAATGGCATAACCATAAAAGAACTAGCCCAAGAACTCAATGTAAGCGCTAAAACCATAAAAAGAGACATGCAAGGGGTTTTTGAGCCTATGGGACTTATTAAAAATGGAAGAAAATGGCGTATCGATACAAGCAAAGACACTCAAGAGCAAGATGATGAAAAAATAATCCTTGAAGTGCTTGATACCATGGCAAAAAGCGCTGGAAACAGTTTTTATGCTAAGGCTCATCCCCTACTTTCTAAACTTTCTCAAAACATTTCTAATCCCATCCATACTAGCCTAGATGCAGAAAAACTAGAAGAAAAAGATTTAAACAATTTTCAAATTCTTGAACAAGCTATTAACACTAAAACACAAATTGTCTTTAAATATGAAAATAAACTTTTCCAAGCAAAACCTTTAAAACTAGCTTTTTTTAGTGGATTTTGGTATTTACTTGCTTTTGATATGAAAAAACGAGATATTTTCAAAAAATTTTATTTAAAAAATATCCAAAACATCACCCTAACCCAAGAACATTTTCAAACCGATGAAAGTTTAGAAATAAAACTTCAAAGAGTAAATTCTATATGGTTTAGTCTTGATAAGCCTTTTACAGTAAGGCTTTTAGTAGAAGAACCAATACGAAAATACTTTGAAAGAAAGCCTCTAAATTCACAAATCATCACCGGTAAAGATAAAGATGGTTCCATAGAAATAGAGCTTGAGATAACTCATGAAATGGAAATTTTACCTTTGGTGTATTATTACATACCTTATGTAAAGGTTTTAGAACCTGATTTTATAGCAAATAAAGTCAAAGAAGTAGTTAAGCAATACCTTGATCACATAAGCAAATGA
- a CDS encoding PD-(D/E)XK nuclease family protein codes for MKVFIEELLRVNNKFEENTKKGMSDINIFEALNVQESENYHSKFIAYLIDPHDDHYQELFANEFLKKLGRYTKAKKFKNLTAYDIERVETEARAKDNRRIDILISLKDKRYIIIENKLNARDQPNQLKDYVKYIKEKVENMDDFHENILTIYLHKNEDTEPSKYSLGTRNGFKINDDLIYNNSNKKMSYYLKMDYKWIKEWVNACIGVCENKVKNNEIDKKFKNDMQNVIFTLNQYKTILTWYVAIDDYVVKDYVLEFLKSSKENLNNSIKLKDESDSKDIKYKKAKEIVEEKWDEICEELVSDFFNELEKEFEKERTICGIKWFGYKLNEKRFNCDWFDFYPKIYEDDGNDVWPSVGVYFGKSDYSNFGLTFKINHNKKNDKYKEFFQNSNIRNDNIRRSGNHYYYNEFDNFNFKEKYAFVYWLINNHGNWMVEFSKILEEFLNKETIKNTLKKINNKLKPNK; via the coding sequence ATGAAAGTTTTTATTGAAGAATTATTAAGGGTTAATAATAAATTTGAAGAAAATACCAAAAAAGGTATGAGTGATATAAATATTTTCGAAGCTTTAAATGTGCAAGAAAGTGAAAATTATCATTCTAAATTTATAGCTTATTTGATAGATCCACATGATGATCATTATCAAGAGCTTTTTGCAAATGAGTTTTTAAAAAAGCTTGGAAGATACACAAAGGCTAAGAAATTTAAAAATCTTACAGCTTATGATATAGAAAGAGTAGAAACAGAAGCTCGTGCGAAAGATAATAGGAGGATCGATATACTCATAAGTTTAAAAGATAAAAGATATATCATTATCGAAAATAAACTTAACGCAAGAGATCAGCCAAATCAACTCAAAGATTATGTAAAATACATAAAAGAAAAAGTTGAAAACATGGATGATTTTCATGAAAATATACTTACTATTTATCTGCATAAAAATGAAGATACCGAGCCTAGCAAGTATAGCTTAGGCACAAGAAATGGATTTAAAATAAATGATGATCTTATCTATAATAACTCTAATAAAAAAATGAGTTATTATCTAAAAATGGATTATAAATGGATAAAAGAGTGGGTTAATGCTTGTATAGGTGTGTGTGAGAATAAAGTTAAAAACAATGAAATTGATAAAAAATTTAAAAATGATATGCAAAATGTGATTTTTACTTTAAATCAATATAAAACTATTTTAACTTGGTATGTAGCTATAGATGATTATGTGGTTAAAGATTATGTCTTGGAATTTTTGAAATCAAGTAAAGAAAATTTAAACAATTCTATAAAATTAAAAGACGAAAGTGATTCTAAAGATATAAAATATAAAAAAGCAAAAGAAATAGTAGAAGAGAAATGGGATGAAATTTGTGAAGAATTAGTAAGTGATTTTTTTAATGAACTTGAAAAAGAATTTGAAAAAGAACGAACTATATGTGGTATAAAATGGTTTGGATATAAGCTTAATGAGAAAAGATTTAATTGTGATTGGTTTGATTTTTATCCAAAAATTTATGAAGATGATGGTAATGATGTGTGGCCTAGTGTGGGTGTTTATTTTGGAAAAAGTGATTATAGTAATTTTGGATTGACTTTTAAAATAAATCATAATAAAAAGAATGATAAATATAAAGAATTCTTTCAAAACTCAAATATAAGAAATGACAATATTCGCAGAAGTGGCAATCATTATTACTATAATGAATTTGACAATTTTAACTTTAAAGAAAAATATGCTTTTGTGTATTGGTTAATAAATAATCATGGCAATTGGATGGTAGAATTTTCTAAAATTTTAGAAGAGTTTTTAAACAAAGAAACCATAAAAAACACTTTAAAAAAGATTAACAATAAATTAAAACCAAACAAATAA
- a CDS encoding agmatine deiminase family protein, with protein sequence MIAISTLLSSKHKRIYQNLVQNFAKLNITFKEIPSNDIWLRDFMYV encoded by the coding sequence ATGATAGCCATTTCTACACTTTTATCATCAAAACATAAAAGAATTTATCAAAATCTTGTGCAAAATTTTGCTAAATTAAACATCACTTTTAAAGAAATACCAAGCAATGATATATGGTTAAGAGATTTCATGTATGTGTAA
- a CDS encoding AAA family ATPase yields MQTNTSTLTHIVDLDYYTHNIRVISLHAQMFSHNKQIKKDFYSEFEDILNKDSKIPSFIYKQYSKFILPDFLKKNLNYLKKYLNFSQAECDVFVFFYYANKGRFALHQGYSAALGKKIIEKIFNLTPKDINKALSNDSMLFKLDALCYYDSDAFGIDIKNFENIFTQDISKTTLMSEFSYFLPKTRLNLSDFDYIQEEFNTITTFLKKSQKGNIFIYGKAGVGKNELSALIAKELGKEALCVKDCEDVKKSNRISNFYALKKIINPKKQMIIFDECEDSLCYDSLKEKIRINKILDEENGICVFLSNSNEMDEAYLRRFDMILELECMPKEKKIQNIKNLFAKKRLKIDEAIIESIASHPELSQGVILKCANNAKIFKNKSQEVFVRLINENLKARSLRTISMPKKDKKYNLNLIECDLNLQELINNINENSNLRILSYGIAGSGKSEFGKELANVLNKTLHSYKLSDILDPFVGNNEKNIANIFKKASNDNAILQLDEIDALIYSRDEANKSWEKSLVNEMLMQMENFEGIFIASTNYLQNLDKASIRRFDLKIEFQALKQEKLLKAFEFFAKELNLSFDKKQIAKRLLRLQNICLGDFALILRQNKIFKIKNADEFLEKLEKESKLKSDDEKINMGFL; encoded by the coding sequence ATGCAAACAAATACTTCTACTCTTACTCATATTGTGGATTTGGATTATTATACACATAATATAAGGGTTATCTCGCTTCATGCACAAATGTTCTCACATAATAAGCAAATAAAAAAAGATTTTTATAGCGAATTTGAAGATATATTAAATAAAGATAGTAAAATTCCTAGTTTTATTTATAAACAATATTCTAAATTTATTCTTCCTGATTTTTTAAAGAAAAACTTAAATTATCTAAAAAAATATTTAAATTTTAGCCAAGCAGAATGTGATGTGTTTGTGTTTTTTTACTATGCGAACAAAGGTCGTTTTGCCTTACATCAAGGATATAGCGCTGCTTTGGGTAAAAAAATTATAGAGAAAATTTTCAACCTTACCCCAAAAGATATCAACAAAGCTTTAAGTAATGATTCTATGCTTTTTAAGCTTGATGCTTTGTGTTATTATGATAGCGATGCATTTGGTATAGATATAAAAAATTTTGAAAATATTTTTACACAAGATATTAGCAAAACCACACTTATGAGTGAATTTTCGTATTTTTTACCAAAAACTAGACTAAATTTGAGTGATTTTGACTATATACAAGAGGAATTTAATACCATCACTACTTTTTTAAAAAAATCCCAAAAGGGAAATATTTTTATATATGGAAAAGCAGGTGTAGGTAAAAATGAGCTTAGCGCGCTCATAGCTAAAGAGCTTGGAAAAGAAGCATTGTGCGTTAAAGATTGTGAAGATGTAAAAAAATCAAATAGAATTTCAAATTTTTATGCACTAAAAAAGATCATTAATCCAAAAAAGCAAATGATAATATTTGATGAGTGTGAAGATAGTCTTTGCTATGATTCTTTAAAAGAAAAAATTAGAATTAATAAAATCTTAGATGAAGAAAATGGCATATGTGTGTTTTTATCAAATTCTAATGAGATGGATGAGGCGTATTTAAGACGCTTTGATATGATTTTAGAGCTTGAATGCATGCCAAAAGAAAAGAAAATTCAAAATATAAAAAATTTATTTGCCAAAAAAAGATTAAAAATAGATGAGGCGATTATAGAAAGCATAGCTTCTCACCCTGAACTTTCTCAAGGCGTGATATTAAAATGTGCAAACAATGCTAAGATCTTTAAAAACAAAAGCCAAGAAGTGTTTGTAAGGTTGATCAATGAGAATTTAAAAGCAAGATCACTTCGCACAATTTCAATGCCAAAAAAAGATAAAAAATATAATTTAAATTTAATAGAATGTGATTTAAATTTACAAGAGCTGATAAATAACATCAATGAAAACTCAAATTTGAGAATTTTAAGCTATGGTATAGCAGGTAGTGGAAAAAGCGAGTTTGGCAAAGAATTAGCTAATGTTTTAAACAAAACTTTACATTCTTATAAGCTTAGTGATATTTTAGATCCTTTTGTGGGAAATAATGAAAAAAATATCGCAAACATTTTCAAAAAAGCTTCTAATGATAATGCTATCTTACAGCTTGATGAAATCGATGCGTTAATTTATAGTAGAGACGAAGCAAATAAAAGCTGGGAAAAAAGCTTAGTCAATGAAATGCTTATGCAAATGGAAAATTTTGAAGGTATTTTCATAGCTTCTACAAACTACCTACAAAACCTTGATAAAGCTAGCATAAGAAGATTTGATCTAAAGATAGAATTTCAGGCACTAAAACAAGAAAAGCTTTTAAAGGCTTTTGAATTTTTTGCTAAAGAATTAAATTTAAGCTTTGATAAAAAGCAAATTGCAAAAAGACTCTTAAGACTTCAAAACATTTGTTTGGGCGATTTTGCGCTAATCCTTAGACAAAATAAAATTTTTAAAATCAAAAACGCCGATGAGTTTTTAGAAAAATTAGAAAAAGAATCAAAACTCAAATCAGATGATGAAAAAATCAACATGGGATTTTTATGA
- a CDS encoding DUF262 domain-containing protein, whose protein sequence is MEIKASISSLEDILADNRKFYQIPDYQRPYSWDKENLSDLIDDLFNAYIDNKDENYFCGSLVLVNNEKDQRFDIIDGQQRMTTFIILSCVFKALYWEQINDKAKDFILKSIQDRYEETKRKLRFLTNEYNQNSFEQNVLQGINFKEFKNIREMENDLKNNKYIINAYYFKNLLQNKLNEYKEININDFIVWIYEKVVLTVIICPSQDSAIKIFNVLNDRGMPLSPVDILKSSLMYNLDDEDRKIFKATWNSINDNVENNGLELFSLLNVYLYYTITSNPKTRLDKELLDNFKKNNKNSLEIINDIQNFSKSYIDLLKMEDKYIYLLKYLRHEIYWTSILTTALFNNYEYFNELKKLLLSYYYKNWVAGNTVATIKQTSFRILKLVKEKSDIQEIRSEILENIKNNNTEENYMENLKYHYVYGKKWDKPILLMLEYFATDNNHHKFIPLNADIQIEHVLPIKYKEYNWDKIFTEDEREDWTNALANLTLISMRKNVQALNYDFTRKKEIYANKEVLTCYTITQDIIHNYAEWNVKSLEKREKDLIEKISNILSI, encoded by the coding sequence ATGGAAATAAAAGCTAGCATAAGTAGTTTGGAGGATATATTAGCTGATAATAGAAAATTCTATCAAATACCAGACTATCAAAGACCATATTCTTGGGATAAAGAAAATCTATCGGATTTAATTGACGATTTATTTAATGCATATATTGACAATAAAGACGAAAATTATTTTTGCGGTTCTTTAGTTTTAGTAAATAATGAAAAAGACCAAAGATTTGATATTATAGATGGGCAACAAAGAATGACCACTTTTATAATTTTATCTTGTGTTTTCAAAGCTTTATATTGGGAACAAATAAATGATAAAGCAAAAGATTTTATATTAAAATCTATTCAAGATAGATATGAAGAAACAAAAAGAAAGTTAAGATTTCTAACAAATGAATATAATCAAAATAGTTTTGAGCAAAATGTTTTACAAGGTATAAATTTTAAAGAATTTAAAAATATCAGAGAAATGGAAAATGATTTAAAAAATAATAAATATATTATAAATGCTTATTATTTTAAAAATCTTTTACAAAATAAATTAAATGAATATAAAGAAATAAATATAAATGATTTTATAGTTTGGATATATGAAAAAGTAGTATTAACAGTTATAATTTGTCCATCTCAAGATAGTGCTATTAAAATATTTAATGTTTTAAATGATAGAGGTATGCCACTAAGTCCTGTTGATATTTTAAAATCATCATTGATGTATAATTTAGATGATGAAGATAGAAAAATATTTAAAGCTACTTGGAATTCCATAAATGATAATGTTGAAAATAATGGTTTAGAGTTATTTTCTTTATTAAATGTATATTTATATTACACCATAACTTCAAATCCTAAAACTAGACTAGATAAAGAATTATTAGATAATTTTAAAAAAAATAATAAAAATTCACTAGAAATAATTAATGATATACAAAATTTTTCAAAATCATATATAGATTTATTAAAAATGGAAGATAAGTATATTTATTTATTAAAATATTTAAGACATGAAATATATTGGACTAGCATATTAACAACAGCTTTATTTAATAATTATGAGTATTTTAATGAACTTAAAAAATTACTATTATCTTATTATTATAAAAATTGGGTTGCTGGAAATACAGTTGCTACAATAAAACAAACAAGTTTTAGAATTTTAAAATTAGTAAAAGAAAAATCCGATATTCAGGAAATAAGAAGCGAAATATTAGAAAATATAAAAAATAATAACACAGAAGAAAATTATATGGAAAACCTAAAATATCATTATGTTTATGGTAAAAAATGGGATAAACCTATCTTACTAATGCTTGAATATTTTGCCACAGATAATAATCATCATAAATTTATACCTTTAAATGCAGATATACAAATAGAACATGTATTACCTATAAAATACAAAGAATATAACTGGGATAAAATATTTACAGAAGATGAAAGAGAAGATTGGACTAATGCGTTAGCAAATTTAACATTAATATCTATGAGAAAAAATGTTCAAGCGTTAAATTATGATTTTACTAGAAAAAAAGAAATTTATGCAAACAAAGAGGTTTTAACTTGCTATACAATAACTCAAGATATAATACATAATTATGCTGAGTGGAATGTAAAGTCTCTTGAAAAAAGAGAGAAAGATTTAATAGAAAAAATTTCAAACATATTATCAATTTAA